Proteins from a genomic interval of Xanthomonas sp. AM6:
- a CDS encoding NUDIX hydrolase → MPDLSLRRQLQAYAVRWPQEAEVAAQFLALLDDAHDPFVRARLDGHFTGSAWLVSADGARTLLTHHRKLQRWLQLGGHADGDRDLAQVALKEAEEESGLPGLALEDGAVFDLDRHWIPARQEVPGHWHFDARYVVRAGADETFAVSAESLALAWRPIAELLAEPDLDPSLRRMAGKWLARGGS, encoded by the coding sequence ATGCCGGACCTCTCCCTGCGCCGCCAGTTGCAGGCCTATGCCGTCCGTTGGCCGCAGGAGGCCGAGGTTGCCGCGCAATTCCTGGCGTTGCTGGACGATGCGCACGACCCGTTCGTGCGTGCGCGCCTGGACGGCCACTTCACCGGTTCGGCCTGGCTGGTCAGCGCCGACGGCGCACGCACCCTGCTGACCCACCACCGCAAGCTGCAGCGCTGGCTGCAGCTGGGCGGGCATGCCGACGGCGACCGCGACCTGGCGCAGGTGGCGCTGAAGGAAGCCGAGGAGGAGTCCGGGCTGCCCGGGCTGGCGCTGGAGGACGGCGCCGTGTTCGACCTGGACCGGCACTGGATCCCCGCGCGCCAGGAGGTGCCCGGGCACTGGCACTTCGACGCGCGCTACGTGGTGCGCGCCGGCGCCGACGAAACGTTCGCGGTCAGCGCCGAGTCGCTGGCCCTGGCCTGGCGCCCGATCGCCGAACTGCTGGCCGAGCCGGACCTGGATCCGTCGCTGCGGCGGATGGCCGGCAAGTGGCTGGCGCGCGGCGGAAGCTGA
- a CDS encoding amino acid permease gives MLKSLLRVKPIEPAGHVDAGEPFEGSLEGEATLKRTLTARHLILLGIGAVIGAGIFVLTGQAAANHAGPAVMLSFVFAGIACAFAGLCYAEFAAMMPVSGSAYSYSYTTLGEGVAWFIGWCLVLEYLFAGSSVAVGWSAYLISFLTGTLGLPFPAELASSPLAWNGHAFVASGGIVNLPAVLIVGAVSILCYVGVTQSAFANAIVVAIKVLVICLFVGFGVSHVDPANWHPFIPENTGPGEFGWSGVFRAASIVFFSYIGFDAVSTSAGETKDPQRNMPIGILVSLAVCTVIYIIVCAVLTGLLPYTQLGTAKPVATALEHYPSLAWLKTFVEIGAIAGLSSVVLVMLMAQPRIFYTMARDGLLPKLFGKVHRKFHTPYVGTIVVGVVAALLAGLIPLDVLGELVSMGTLLAFATVCVGVLVLRFTKPDLPRPFRVPFAPVVCTLGALFCVGLFLQAFQEHWKVFVGWTLIGLVIYFGYGIRHSRLAGKA, from the coding sequence ATGCTGAAGTCTCTGTTGAGGGTCAAGCCGATCGAACCGGCCGGGCACGTCGATGCCGGCGAACCGTTCGAAGGCAGCCTGGAAGGCGAAGCCACGCTGAAACGGACCCTCACCGCCAGGCACCTGATCCTGCTCGGCATCGGTGCGGTGATCGGCGCGGGCATCTTCGTGCTGACCGGCCAGGCCGCTGCCAACCACGCCGGCCCGGCGGTGATGCTGTCGTTCGTGTTCGCCGGCATCGCCTGCGCCTTCGCCGGCCTGTGCTACGCCGAGTTCGCGGCGATGATGCCGGTCTCCGGCAGCGCCTATTCCTACTCCTACACCACCCTGGGCGAAGGCGTGGCCTGGTTCATCGGCTGGTGCCTGGTGCTGGAATACCTGTTCGCCGGCTCCAGCGTCGCGGTCGGCTGGTCGGCCTACCTGATCAGTTTCCTGACCGGCACCCTGGGGCTGCCGTTCCCGGCGGAACTGGCGAGTTCGCCGCTGGCCTGGAACGGCCACGCCTTCGTCGCCTCCGGCGGCATCGTCAACCTGCCGGCGGTGCTGATCGTCGGCGCGGTCAGCATCCTGTGCTACGTCGGCGTCACCCAGTCGGCGTTCGCCAACGCCATCGTGGTGGCGATCAAGGTCCTGGTGATCTGCCTGTTCGTCGGCTTCGGCGTGTCCCACGTCGATCCGGCCAACTGGCATCCGTTCATCCCCGAAAACACCGGCCCGGGCGAGTTCGGCTGGAGCGGCGTGTTCCGCGCCGCTTCCATCGTGTTCTTCTCCTACATCGGCTTCGACGCGGTCTCCACCTCCGCCGGCGAGACCAAGGACCCGCAGCGCAACATGCCGATCGGCATCCTGGTGTCGCTGGCGGTGTGCACGGTCATCTACATCATCGTCTGCGCGGTGCTGACCGGGCTGCTGCCCTACACCCAGCTCGGCACCGCCAAGCCGGTCGCCACCGCGCTGGAGCACTATCCCAGCCTGGCCTGGCTGAAGACCTTCGTGGAGATCGGCGCCATCGCCGGCCTGTCCTCGGTGGTGCTGGTGATGCTGATGGCGCAGCCGCGCATCTTCTACACGATGGCGCGCGACGGCCTGCTGCCCAAGCTGTTCGGCAAGGTCCACCGCAAGTTCCACACGCCCTACGTGGGCACGATCGTCGTCGGCGTGGTCGCCGCGCTGCTGGCCGGGCTGATCCCGCTGGACGTGCTCGGCGAACTGGTGTCGATGGGCACCCTGCTCGCCTTCGCCACCGTGTGCGTCGGCGTGCTGGTCCTGCGCTTCACCAAGCCGGACCTGCCGCGGCCGTTCCGGGTGCCGTTCGCGCCGGTGGTCTGCACGCTCGGCGCGCTGTTCTGCGTCGGCCTGTTCCTGCAGGCGTTCCAGGAACACTGGAAGGTGTTCGTCGGCTGGACCCTGATCGGCCTGGTCATCTATTTCGGCTACGGCATCCGCCACAGCCGCCTGGCCGGCAAGGCTTAA
- a CDS encoding amino acid permease yields MLKQLWATKHPHASHEDAGGLGLQRALGPWGLTALGIGAVIGGGIFVITGQAAANHAGPAIMLSFVLAALCCAFCALAYAEFAAMVPVSGSAYTYTYATFGELAAWFIGWMLVLEYGVSASAVAVSWTGYFLSLLDHFGIHLPAALVNAPLDGKLQRTGAIANLPAAAIVLLLTWLCYVGIRKSSAMNMAMVVLKTGLILLVIAVGWKYVDTANWHPFIPANEGPGKYGMEGVLRGAAMVFFAYIGFEAVSVAAQESHRPQRDLPIGMILSLVICTVLYIAMAAVMTGLVPYTLLGTDEPVVTAVGAHPQLAWLRVVVEVGALIGLSSVVLVMIIGQPRIFMIIARDGLLPPVFTKIHPKYRTPHVNTVITGIGIALLAALFPLDVLGELTSMGTLIAFAAVCAGVLILRRTQPDLPRPFRIPFAWLICIAGVLSCLALLSAMTAHNWLLMGGWTVLGLLIYFGYGFRHSRLRATQPR; encoded by the coding sequence ATGCTCAAACAACTCTGGGCCACCAAACATCCCCATGCCAGCCACGAGGACGCCGGCGGCCTGGGCCTGCAGCGTGCGCTCGGCCCCTGGGGCCTGACCGCGCTGGGCATCGGCGCGGTGATCGGCGGCGGCATCTTCGTCATCACCGGGCAGGCCGCGGCCAACCATGCCGGCCCGGCGATCATGCTGTCGTTCGTGCTGGCCGCGCTGTGCTGCGCGTTCTGCGCGCTGGCCTACGCCGAATTCGCGGCGATGGTGCCGGTGTCCGGCAGCGCCTACACCTACACCTACGCCACCTTCGGCGAACTGGCGGCCTGGTTCATCGGCTGGATGCTGGTGCTGGAGTACGGCGTGTCGGCCTCGGCGGTGGCGGTGAGCTGGACCGGCTACTTCCTGAGCCTGCTCGACCATTTCGGCATCCACCTGCCCGCGGCGCTGGTCAACGCGCCGCTGGACGGCAAGCTGCAGCGCACCGGCGCGATCGCCAACCTGCCCGCGGCCGCCATCGTGCTGCTGCTGACATGGCTGTGCTACGTCGGCATCCGCAAGTCCTCGGCGATGAACATGGCGATGGTGGTGCTCAAGACCGGGCTGATCCTGCTGGTGATCGCGGTGGGCTGGAAGTACGTGGACACCGCCAACTGGCACCCGTTCATCCCGGCCAACGAAGGCCCGGGCAAGTACGGCATGGAAGGCGTGCTGCGCGGCGCGGCGATGGTGTTCTTCGCCTACATCGGCTTCGAGGCCGTCTCCGTGGCGGCGCAGGAATCGCACCGGCCGCAGCGCGACCTGCCGATCGGCATGATCCTGTCGCTGGTGATCTGCACCGTGCTGTACATCGCGATGGCCGCGGTGATGACCGGGCTGGTGCCCTACACCCTGCTGGGCACCGACGAGCCGGTGGTGACCGCGGTGGGCGCGCATCCGCAACTGGCGTGGCTGCGGGTGGTGGTCGAGGTCGGCGCGCTGATCGGCCTGTCCTCGGTGGTGCTGGTGATGATCATCGGCCAGCCGCGGATCTTCATGATCATCGCCCGCGACGGGCTGCTGCCGCCGGTGTTCACCAAGATCCATCCCAAGTACCGCACCCCGCACGTCAACACGGTGATCACCGGCATCGGCATCGCGCTGCTGGCGGCGCTGTTCCCGCTGGACGTGCTCGGCGAGCTGACCTCGATGGGTACCCTGATCGCCTTCGCCGCCGTCTGCGCCGGGGTGCTGATCCTGCGCCGCACCCAGCCCGACCTGCCGCGCCCGTTCCGCATCCCGTTCGCCTGGCTGATCTGCATCGCCGGCGTGCTCAGCTGCCTGGCGCTGCTGTCGGCGATGACCGCGCACAACTGGCTGCTGATGGGCGGCTGGACCGTGCTCGGCCTGCTGATCTATTTCGGCTACGGTTTCCGCCACAGCCGCCTGCGTGCCACACAGCCTCGCTAG
- a CDS encoding methylthioribulose 1-phosphate dehydratase yields MNAQPYDTERLRTLAQLLIGNIRELSAAGWTPATSSNFSHRLDAAHAAITVSGRDKGRLVEADIMVVDFDGKAVGSDHRPSAETLLHTQLYRRFPEIGCVLHTHSPVQTVASRLYAPAGHVRLEGYELLKALHGNQTHETAVDLPVFANTQDMTVLAAQVDALLDRTALWGYLIDGHGLYAWGRDMAEARRHLEAIEFLLHCELELRKLRAAG; encoded by the coding sequence ATGAACGCACAGCCCTACGATACCGAACGCCTGCGCACGCTGGCCCAGCTGCTGATCGGCAACATCCGCGAACTGTCGGCGGCCGGCTGGACTCCGGCCACCAGCAGCAACTTCTCGCACCGGCTCGACGCCGCGCATGCCGCGATCACCGTGTCCGGCCGCGACAAGGGCCGGCTGGTCGAGGCCGACATCATGGTGGTGGACTTCGACGGCAAGGCGGTCGGCAGCGATCACCGGCCGTCGGCCGAGACCCTGCTGCACACCCAGCTGTACCGCCGCTTCCCGGAGATCGGCTGCGTGCTGCACACGCATTCGCCGGTGCAGACCGTCGCCTCGCGGCTGTACGCGCCCGCCGGCCACGTGCGCCTGGAAGGCTACGAGCTACTGAAGGCCCTGCATGGCAACCAGACCCACGAGACCGCGGTGGACCTGCCGGTGTTCGCCAACACCCAGGACATGACCGTGCTGGCCGCGCAGGTGGACGCGCTGCTGGACCGCACCGCGCTGTGGGGCTACCTGATCGACGGCCACGGCCTGTACGCCTGGGGCCGCGACATGGCCGAGGCGCGCCGCCACCTGGAAGCCATCGAGTTCCTGCTGCACTGCGAACTGGAACTGCGCAAGCTGCGCGCGGCGGGCTGA
- a CDS encoding acireductone dioxygenase, protein MSRLRIFAETTPDAPLFDSRDGDAIAAELRKIGVTFERWQADQPIEAGATPEAVMAAYRTDIDRLVAEHGFKTVDVVSIAPDHPQREEMRRKFLEEHFHKEDEVRFFVAGSGLFTLHVDGKVYEIECVQNDLIAVPDGTHHWFDMGPEPRFVAIRFFTEPDGWVGHFTGTDIAQRFPRYEAALRGEAD, encoded by the coding sequence ATGAGCCGACTCCGCATCTTCGCCGAAACCACTCCCGACGCGCCGCTGTTCGACAGCCGCGATGGCGACGCGATCGCCGCCGAGCTGCGCAAGATCGGCGTCACCTTCGAACGCTGGCAGGCCGACCAGCCGATCGAGGCCGGCGCCACGCCGGAGGCGGTGATGGCCGCCTACAGGACCGACATCGACCGGCTGGTGGCCGAACACGGCTTCAAGACCGTGGACGTGGTCAGCATCGCCCCGGACCACCCGCAGCGCGAGGAGATGCGCAGGAAGTTCCTCGAGGAGCATTTCCACAAGGAGGACGAAGTGCGCTTCTTCGTCGCCGGCTCGGGCCTGTTCACTCTGCACGTGGACGGCAAGGTCTACGAGATCGAATGCGTGCAGAACGACCTGATCGCGGTGCCGGACGGCACCCACCACTGGTTCGACATGGGCCCGGAGCCGCGCTTCGTGGCGATCCGCTTCTTCACCGAGCCGGACGGCTGGGTCGGCCACTTCACCGGCACCGACATCGCCCAGCGCTTCCCGCGCTACGAAGCGGCGCTGCGCGGCGAGGCGGACTGA
- the mtnC gene encoding acireductone synthase, protein MSAPRVILTDIEGTTSSISFVKDVLFPYARRALPEFVREHGQQPQVRQWLDAVATECGGICTDAVIVETLQGWIDQDRKHTALKALQGMIWEAGYRDGDYRAHFYPDAAQALQGWHAAGLPLYVYSSGSVPAQKQFFGYSDAGDLTGLVSGWFDTEIGGKREAGSYRNIVAAIGVPAAQIVFLSDVVEELDAAREAGLQTRLLDRREDYPQPRTGAATHGHDRAENFQQIVL, encoded by the coding sequence ATGAGCGCGCCACGCGTGATCCTGACCGACATCGAAGGCACCACCAGCAGCATCTCCTTCGTCAAGGACGTGCTGTTCCCCTACGCGCGCCGCGCCCTGCCCGAGTTCGTGCGCGAGCACGGCCAGCAGCCGCAGGTGCGGCAGTGGCTGGACGCGGTCGCCACCGAGTGCGGCGGCATCTGCACCGATGCGGTGATCGTGGAGACGCTGCAGGGCTGGATCGACCAGGACCGCAAGCACACCGCGCTGAAGGCGCTGCAGGGCATGATCTGGGAAGCCGGCTACCGCGACGGCGACTACCGGGCGCACTTCTACCCGGACGCGGCGCAGGCGCTGCAGGGCTGGCATGCGGCCGGCCTGCCGCTGTACGTGTATTCCTCCGGCTCGGTGCCGGCGCAGAAGCAGTTCTTCGGCTACAGCGACGCCGGCGACCTGACCGGCCTGGTCTCGGGCTGGTTCGACACCGAGATCGGCGGCAAGCGCGAGGCCGGCAGCTACCGCAACATCGTCGCCGCGATCGGGGTGCCGGCCGCGCAGATCGTGTTCCTGTCCGACGTGGTCGAGGAACTGGATGCCGCGCGCGAGGCCGGGCTGCAGACCCGCCTGCTCGACCGCCGCGAGGATTACCCGCAGCCGCGCACCGGCGCGGCCACGCACGGCCACGATCGCGCGGAGAACTTCCAGCAGATCGTGCTCTGA
- a CDS encoding glycoside hydrolase family 47 protein, whose amino-acid sequence MTMRAVPFASLASALLLASSACASDAVAPPRAAAPAASAAALAPVPAVDAKEAARLAEQVREQTRHAWQGYMRYAKGHDDLKPISGKPHDWYREPLLMSPVDALDTLLLLGLDKEAAEARELIVTQLSFDRDMDVQNFEITIRLLGGLLSAHQMTGDARLLALAEDLGKRLLPVFDSPTGLPYTHVNLRTGKVSGTVSNPAETGTLLLEFGTLSKLTGNPVYYDKAKRALVETFNRRSEVGLVGLNIDVETGKWTDPDSSIAGGIDSYYEYLLKCWKLFDDPDCKRMWEQSIGPVNAHLADEVREGELWYGHADMHTGKRTRTVYGALDAFMPGMLALGGDLPRAKRLQESGLKMWRLHGIEPESLDYATMKVGSPGYALRPEIVESAYYLYRYTGDARYRGMGKVFFEDFVRHTRTEHGFAALKDVRSKQKKDSMESFLFAETFKYYYLLFAPASALEFDRVVFNTEAHPLRRTW is encoded by the coding sequence ATGACGATGCGAGCCGTTCCCTTTGCCTCCCTGGCCAGCGCCCTGCTGCTGGCATCGTCCGCCTGCGCCAGCGACGCGGTGGCGCCGCCGCGCGCCGCGGCGCCGGCCGCGTCCGCCGCCGCGCTCGCGCCGGTGCCCGCGGTGGACGCCAAGGAGGCCGCGCGCCTGGCCGAGCAGGTGCGCGAACAGACCCGCCACGCGTGGCAGGGCTACATGCGCTACGCCAAGGGCCACGACGATCTCAAGCCGATCAGCGGCAAGCCGCACGACTGGTACCGGGAGCCGCTGCTGATGTCGCCGGTGGATGCGCTGGACACGCTGCTGCTGCTCGGCCTGGACAAGGAAGCGGCCGAGGCGCGCGAGTTGATCGTCACCCAGCTGTCGTTCGACCGCGACATGGACGTGCAGAACTTCGAGATCACCATCCGCCTGCTCGGCGGGCTGCTCTCGGCCCACCAGATGACCGGCGATGCGCGCCTGCTGGCGCTGGCCGAGGACCTGGGCAAGCGCCTGTTGCCGGTGTTCGACAGCCCCACCGGCCTGCCGTACACCCACGTCAACCTGCGCACCGGCAAGGTCAGCGGCACCGTCAGCAACCCGGCCGAGACCGGCACGCTGCTGCTGGAGTTCGGCACGCTGAGCAAGCTCACCGGCAACCCGGTGTACTACGACAAGGCCAAGCGCGCGCTGGTGGAAACCTTCAACCGGCGCTCCGAGGTGGGGCTGGTCGGCCTGAACATAGACGTGGAGACCGGCAAGTGGACCGACCCGGACAGCTCCATCGCCGGCGGCATCGATTCGTACTACGAGTACCTGCTCAAGTGCTGGAAGCTGTTCGACGATCCGGACTGCAAGCGCATGTGGGAGCAGAGCATCGGCCCGGTCAACGCGCACCTGGCCGACGAGGTGCGCGAAGGCGAGCTGTGGTACGGCCACGCCGACATGCACACCGGCAAGCGCACGCGCACCGTCTACGGCGCGCTGGATGCCTTCATGCCGGGCATGCTCGCGCTCGGCGGCGACCTGCCGCGCGCCAAGCGGTTGCAGGAGTCGGGGCTGAAGATGTGGCGGCTGCACGGCATCGAGCCCGAATCGCTGGACTACGCCACGATGAAGGTCGGCTCGCCGGGCTACGCGCTGCGTCCGGAGATCGTCGAATCGGCGTACTACCTGTACCGCTACACCGGCGATGCGCGCTACCGCGGCATGGGCAAGGTGTTCTTCGAGGATTTCGTGCGCCACACGCGCACCGAACACGGGTTCGCCGCATTGAAGGACGTGCGCAGCAAGCAGAAGAAGGACTCCATGGAGAGCTTCCTGTTCGCCGAGACCTTCAAGTACTACTACCTGCTGTTCGCGCCGGCCAGCGCGCTGGAGTTCGACCGCGTGGTGTTCAACACCGAGGCGCATCCGCTGCGGCGGACCTGGTAG
- a CDS encoding LacI family DNA-binding transcriptional regulator yields MNDNTTPAGKGARAVTVTDIAKAIGVSRATVSLVLRGSPLVNVDTRARVEAELRRQRYVYNRGAANLRRRTSSSVALVINDLSNPFFAEFAAGVDEALGGKGYVTLLGSTGESPQRQQAVLATLMEHTPAGLILSPAEGSDAAQLRQVLGQAHVLLFNRELAGADWDFLTLDNQQGAYLATRHLLERGHRRIAFFGGHAASSSCDQRRRGYAQALGEAGVALRPEWMVESAPSRVDAAARTGELFAHPAVPTAAVCYNDSVALGLMLGLARRGVQPGREFAVTGFDDISEAAVASPALTTLTVDPRARGRQAAELLLQRVAHPDAAPQRTVAPVRLCVRESSGAPAA; encoded by the coding sequence ATGAACGACAACACCACTCCTGCCGGAAAGGGCGCACGCGCAGTCACCGTGACCGACATCGCCAAGGCGATCGGCGTGTCGCGCGCGACGGTCTCGCTGGTCCTGCGCGGCAGCCCGCTGGTGAACGTGGACACCCGCGCGCGGGTCGAAGCCGAGCTGCGGCGCCAGCGCTACGTCTACAACCGCGGCGCCGCCAACCTGCGCCGGCGCACCTCCTCCAGCGTGGCGCTGGTGATCAACGACCTGTCCAATCCGTTCTTCGCCGAATTCGCCGCCGGCGTGGACGAGGCGCTGGGCGGCAAGGGCTATGTGACGCTGCTCGGCAGTACCGGCGAATCGCCGCAGCGCCAGCAGGCGGTGCTGGCCACCTTGATGGAACACACCCCGGCCGGGCTGATCCTGTCGCCGGCCGAAGGCAGCGACGCGGCACAACTGCGCCAGGTGCTGGGCCAGGCGCATGTGCTGCTGTTCAACCGCGAGCTGGCCGGCGCGGACTGGGACTTCCTCACCCTGGACAACCAGCAGGGCGCCTACCTGGCCACCCGCCATCTGCTCGAACGCGGGCACCGGCGCATCGCGTTCTTCGGCGGCCATGCCGCCTCCAGTTCCTGCGACCAGCGCCGCCGCGGCTATGCGCAGGCGCTGGGCGAGGCCGGGGTGGCGCTGCGGCCGGAGTGGATGGTCGAATCGGCGCCCAGCCGGGTGGATGCCGCGGCGCGGACCGGCGAGCTGTTCGCACACCCCGCCGTGCCGACCGCGGCGGTCTGCTACAACGACAGCGTCGCGCTGGGCCTGATGCTCGGCCTGGCCCGGCGCGGGGTGCAGCCGGGCCGCGAATTCGCGGTCACCGGCTTCGACGACATCTCCGAGGCCGCCGTGGCCTCGCCGGCCCTGACCACGCTCACCGTCGACCCGCGCGCGCGCGGGCGGCAGGCGGCGGAACTGCTGCTGCAGCGCGTGGCGCATCCGGACGCCGCGCCGCAGCGCACCGTCGCGCCGGTGCGGCTGTGCGTGCGCGAGAGCAGCGGCGCCCCTGCCGCCTGA
- a CDS encoding GH92 family glycosyl hydrolase, which translates to MLALSFAPSLQAAPQALEREVNTFIGSKDDGNTFPGASAPFGLIQVSPIGEHYAGWRYDDPKIRGFGHSFLSGAGCWEQGGQVSVLPVTGRIGPGGDFDTGDAKSFDHTRYAAAYTHAGEVGQAGYYKVRLTDYGGIDVEATARTRAAAERYTFPAAAGSGHLLVNLGQANDRHRVIGSAIEVVGDRVVEGKLVTDSFCGGHQYTTWFRIEFDRPFTAFGTWGEAGGVPGARHGMEGELKPSGAWLSFDLAGGRAVTAVSAISHVDAEGARTNLRSDGMQDGRLLGFERMRQLAQRQWRQELASVRLRGGSGDDRTVFYTALYHALLQPLTGSDADGRYRGYDDGIHRADGWTYYEYFSLWDTYRAQNQWLALTRPQVARDIARSVLAIDEQGGWLPRWGYANFETNVMTGDPVTPFLVDLWRAGALAGREEEAYAALRRNAFGIPPLNSRHAGRSGNPNYLASGFVQYDRAFPSKGMDVDPHHGGSATLEYALADCALAQMAAGLGHADDAGALRERGRNWRKVWDPQVRDAQSGFDGFPRPRMQDGSWYTPADGHYSPRSQHGFHEGTGWQYQWLAQQDVPGLVQAMHGRDQAARRLDAFFAYDALRQAPLTAARKEWVVGPYSYYNQFRYNPNNEPDLHAPWMYTLIGQPWKTATVVRAAQQLFTNAPNGVTGNDDLGTMSAWYLFSALGLYPAVPGSGQFLLHTPRFAQAEVDLGTGRTLTLRAPGADGRQLQYIQQVRVDGRAHAPVWLDWARLRQGGTVAFALGAQAPQAGWGTQADALPASFCATPGAALE; encoded by the coding sequence CTGCTGGCGCTGTCGTTCGCGCCGTCGCTGCAGGCCGCGCCGCAGGCGCTGGAACGCGAGGTCAACACCTTCATCGGCAGCAAGGACGACGGCAACACGTTCCCCGGCGCGTCGGCGCCGTTCGGCCTGATCCAGGTCAGCCCGATCGGCGAGCACTACGCCGGGTGGCGCTACGACGACCCCAAGATCCGCGGCTTCGGCCACTCGTTCCTGTCCGGCGCCGGGTGCTGGGAGCAGGGCGGCCAGGTGTCGGTGCTGCCGGTGACCGGCCGCATCGGCCCAGGCGGCGATTTCGATACCGGCGACGCCAAGAGCTTCGACCACACGCGCTATGCGGCGGCGTACACCCACGCCGGCGAAGTGGGGCAGGCCGGGTACTACAAGGTGCGCCTGACCGACTACGGCGGCATCGACGTCGAGGCCACCGCGCGCACCCGCGCCGCGGCCGAGCGCTACACCTTCCCGGCCGCGGCGGGCAGCGGCCACCTGCTGGTCAACCTCGGCCAGGCCAACGACCGCCACCGGGTGATCGGCAGCGCGATCGAGGTGGTCGGCGACCGGGTGGTGGAAGGCAAGCTGGTCACCGACAGCTTCTGCGGCGGCCATCAGTACACCACCTGGTTCCGCATCGAGTTCGACCGCCCGTTCACGGCGTTCGGCACCTGGGGCGAGGCCGGCGGGGTGCCCGGCGCCCGCCACGGCATGGAAGGCGAGCTCAAGCCGAGCGGCGCCTGGCTCAGCTTCGACCTGGCCGGAGGCCGCGCGGTGACCGCGGTCAGCGCGATCTCGCACGTGGACGCCGAAGGCGCGCGCACCAACCTGCGCAGCGACGGCATGCAGGACGGCAGGCTGCTGGGCTTCGAGCGGATGCGGCAGCTGGCGCAGCGGCAGTGGCGGCAGGAACTGGCTTCGGTGCGCCTGCGCGGCGGCAGCGGCGACGACCGCACCGTGTTCTACACCGCGCTGTACCACGCGTTGCTGCAGCCACTGACCGGCAGCGACGCCGACGGCCGCTACCGCGGCTACGACGACGGCATCCATCGCGCCGATGGCTGGACCTACTACGAGTATTTCTCGCTGTGGGACACCTACCGCGCGCAGAACCAGTGGCTGGCGTTGACCAGGCCGCAGGTCGCGCGCGACATCGCCCGCAGCGTGCTGGCGATCGACGAACAGGGCGGCTGGTTGCCGCGCTGGGGCTATGCCAATTTCGAAACCAACGTGATGACCGGCGATCCGGTGACGCCGTTCCTGGTCGACCTGTGGCGCGCCGGCGCGCTGGCCGGGCGCGAAGAGGAGGCCTACGCCGCGCTGCGCCGCAACGCCTTCGGCATCCCGCCGCTGAATTCGCGCCACGCCGGCCGCTCGGGCAATCCGAACTACCTGGCCAGCGGCTTCGTGCAGTACGACCGCGCGTTTCCGTCCAAGGGCATGGACGTGGACCCGCACCACGGCGGGTCGGCCACGCTCGAATACGCGCTGGCCGACTGCGCGCTGGCGCAGATGGCCGCCGGCCTGGGCCATGCCGACGATGCCGGCGCGCTGCGCGAACGCGGGCGCAACTGGCGCAAGGTGTGGGATCCGCAGGTGCGCGACGCGCAGAGCGGGTTCGACGGGTTCCCGCGGCCGCGCATGCAGGACGGCAGCTGGTATACGCCGGCCGACGGGCACTACAGCCCGCGTTCGCAGCATGGCTTCCACGAGGGCACCGGCTGGCAGTACCAGTGGCTGGCGCAGCAGGACGTGCCCGGCCTGGTCCAGGCGATGCACGGCCGCGACCAGGCCGCGCGCCGGCTGGACGCCTTCTTCGCCTACGACGCGCTGCGCCAGGCGCCGCTGACCGCCGCGCGCAAGGAGTGGGTGGTCGGGCCGTACAGCTACTACAACCAGTTCCGCTACAACCCGAACAACGAGCCGGACCTGCATGCGCCGTGGATGTACACGCTGATCGGCCAGCCGTGGAAGACGGCGACCGTGGTGCGCGCGGCGCAGCAGTTGTTCACCAACGCGCCCAACGGCGTCACCGGCAACGACGACCTGGGCACGATGTCGGCCTGGTACCTGTTCAGCGCGCTCGGCCTGTACCCGGCGGTGCCGGGCAGCGGCCAGTTCCTGCTGCATACGCCGCGCTTCGCGCAGGCCGAGGTCGATCTTGGAACGGGCAGAACACTGACCCTGCGCGCGCCCGGCGCCGACGGCCGCCAGCTGCAGTACATCCAGCAGGTGCGGGTCGATGGCCGCGCGCATGCGCCGGTGTGGCTGGACTGGGCGCGCCTGCGCCAGGGCGGCACCGTCGCCTTCGCGCTGGGCGCGCAGGCGCCGCAGGCCGGCTGGGGCACGCAGGCCGACGCGCTGCCGGCCTCGTTCTGCGCCACGCCCGGCGCGGCGCTGGAATGA